The Streptomyces uncialis genomic interval GGGTACTTCCGCGACTGGGCCGCCACCAGCGGCCAGGGCGGCTCCTGGACCTGGCTGCCCGACTGGCTGCGCAGCATGTGGCACTACGAGGCGGTCGTCCTCAACTTCCACAAGGGCCTCAGCTCACCGCACCAGTACGAGTCGAACCCGTGGAGCTGGCTCGTCGCCGGGCGCCCCGTCTCGTACTTCTACGAGTCCCCCGCCCCCGGCAAGGACGGCTGCCCCGCGGACACCGTCGACAAGTGCGCCCGTGAGGTCCTCGCGCTGGGCACCCCGCTGCTGTGGTGGGCGGCCTGCTTCGCGATCCTGTACGCGCTGTGGCGCTGGCTGCTGCGCCGCGACTGGCGGGCGGGGGCGGTCCTGTGCGGGATCGCCGCCGGATATCTGCCGTGGTTCCTGTACCAGGAACGGACGATCTTCTACTTCTACGCCGTGGTCTTCGTGCCGTTCCTGTGCCTGGCGGTGGCGATGCTCGTCGGCGCGCTGCTGGGCCCGAAGGGTTCGTCGGAACTGCGCCGCACGGTCGGCGCGGCGGGCGCGGGTGTCCTGATCCTGCTGATCGCGTGGAACTTCGTCTACTTCTGGCCCATCTACACCGGCCAGGCCATCCCCATCGACTCCTGGCGAGCCCGCATGTGGCTCGACACCTGGATCTGACACCAGGAGCGCCCGCCCCAAACGGCCAAGGGGAACCGACCCGCACCCCAAGAACGACCGCAATGGGCAGCACCCAGGGGCGCGGGGAACCGCGCGAAACCGACCCGCACCCCAAGAACGACCGCAACGGGGCAGCACCCAGGGGCGCGGGGAACTGCGCGAAACCGACCCGCACCCCAAGAGCGACCGCAACGGGGCAGCACCCAGGGGCGCGGGGAACTGCGCACCCACGAGCGACGGCACAGGAACGGATTACGCCCACCCGGACAGACCTGGGAAGCCCAAGCGAAGGCGACCCGCGGGGAACTGCGCACCCACGAGCGACGGCACAGGAACAAGCGCGCCCAGCACAGGAACCCCAGGGCCGCGCGAGCCAACAGAGCGGCGGCGCAGGCGGGTTGACCGACATCCGCCACACCGTGGCTCCGCGCCCCCCACTAGGCTGACCGCACGGTCGGGGGTGGCGGTCCACGGGGAGGCGTCGTCATGCGAGGTGGAGCCAAGGCAGCCGTCATAGGCGGGATGTTCGCCGCCTTGGTCGGCGGCGCGGCCTACAGCGGGTACGCGTTCGTGGACGGCCTGCGGGGCGGCCACGGCCCGAAGGTGCTGGCCGAGCCGACCCGGACGGGCACACCCACCGCGTCCGAGGTCGCCGCGGTCGCGAAGGCGTTCTTCGACGGCTGGCAGAGCGGTGACACGCGTGCGGCGGCCCGGGCCACGAACGACGCGGTCGGCGCGGAGGAGATGCTCGTCGGGTACCGCGACGAGGCCGGGATATCCGGGGTGGAGATCACCGCCGGCACCCCGCGCGACACCCGTGTCGCGTACCAGGTGCGGGCGGTCGTCACCCACGGCGGCAAACGCGCCCGGCTGGCCTACGAGTCGGAGCTGCACGTCGTACGGGGACCGGCGAGCGGGCGGGCCCTGGTGGAGTGGAAGCCGTCGGTGCTGCATCCGGAGCTGCTGGACATCGGGGACGTCCTGGTCACCGGCGAGGCGTCGAAGCCGCAGGTGAAGGCCGTCGACCGGGACGGCGAGGCGCTCACCGCGCGGACGTACCCGTCGCTGGCGCCGGTCCTCGACCAGCTACGGGAGAAGTACGGCGACCGTACGGGCGGCACCCCCGGGATCGAACTGGCCGTACGGCACGCGAGCGGCGCGCCCGACACCCCGCTGCTCACCCTGAGCAAGGGCAGACCCGGGACCCTGCGGACGACACTGAGCGCGCGGGTGCAGCGCGCCGCCGAACGGGCCGTGCTGCGGTATCCGGAGTCGTCGGTGGTGGCGGTACGGCCGAGCACGGGTGAGGTGCTGGCGCTGGCGAACCGCCGGAACGACGGGTTCAACGCGGCGTTCCAGGGGCAGTTGGCGCCCGGTTCCACCATGAAGATCGTCACAGCGGCGACCCTGATCGAGAACGGCGTCGTCACCGCGGACGACCCGGCGCCCTGCCCCGACGAGGCGGTGTGGCAGGGCCAGGCGTTCGGCAACATCGCCGGCCTCGAACCGGACCTCACCGCCACCCTGCTGACCAGCTTCCAGCGGTCGTGCAACACCGCGTTCGTCAGGCTCGTCGACGAGAAACCGCTGACGGACGAGTCCCTCACCCAGGTGGCCCGGGACAGGTTCGGGCTGGGCCGGGACAACTGGACGACCGGGATCGCGTCGTTCGACGGCCGGGTGCCCCCGTCCACGGGACCCGACCGGGCGGCCGGCGCGATCGGCCAGGGGCTGGTGCAGATGAGTCCGCTGAACATGGCGTCGGTCACGGCCACGGCGATGACGGGGACGTTCCGTCAGCCGTTCCTGGTGCCACGGTCCCTGGACGACCGGAGGTTCGCGCGGGCGGAGGGCCTCTCGCCGGACACGGTCACGCAGTTGCGGCGGATGATGGAGGCGACCGCGCGGGTGGGCACCGGGGCCGGGGTGATGGCCGGGCTCGGCGGGGACATCGGGGCGAAGACCGGGTCGGCGGAGGTGGACGGGCAGTCCCGTTCCAACAGCTGGTTCACCGGGTACCGCGACGACATGGCCGCGGCGGCGATGACGCAGAGCGGCGGACGCGGCGGTGACGCGGCGGGCCCGATCGTGGCGGAGGTGCTCCGCGGCGGCCCCGCCGGAGGCTGAGGCGACGCCGTCCGGGGCGGTGGGACGTGTCCGCCGGAGGGGCGTGGCGGGTGGGAGGCAACCCCGGCGCGGTCCGCGGGCTCCTCGGTGGTGGGAGCGCGAAGTGAGGTTCCGGGCCCTCGCGTTCTAGGGTGGGCACGGGTCACGGCACCGGGAACGGCCGTCGGGTCCCGTGGGAACAACGGAGGATGTGTGGGCAAGAGAAGGCGCGGCGAGCGTCCGAGTGCGCGACCGGTACTGCTGGGCGGGACGATCGCGGTGGTCGTCGCCGGGGCGGGACTGACCGCCTGGGCGCTGTCCGGGGACGGCGGTCCGGGCGGTGCGGCCGGGGGCGGCAAGCCCGAGATCCCGAAGGGGCCGCCGTCCGCGGTGGAGGTGTCGAGGACGGCCGAGGGCTTCCTCACCGCGTGGCGGGGCGGCGATGTGGAAGCCGCCGCCGCCCTCACCGACGACGCCTCGGCGGCCCGCGCCGCCCTGACGGGTTTCCGCAAGGACGCGAAGGCCGGTGCGCCGGTGCTCACCCCGGGCACCAAGGCGGGCGCCACCCTGCCGTTCACCGTCAGGACGACGGTCACCGGCGGCGGGAACAGCGAGCCGCTGTCGTACGGTTCCGAACTGACCGTGGTCCGCCGCGCGTCGGACGGCAAGGTCCTCGTCGGCTGGAAGCCGTCCGTCGTCCACCCGGAGCTGAAGGCCGGTGACCGGCTGGTGACCGGCGACGCGGGCACCCCGCCGATCAAGGCGCTGGACCGGTCGGGCGGTGAGCTGACCGCGAAGAAGTACCCGTCGCTGGTGGGTGTCCTGGACGCGCTGCGCGAGCGGTACGGGGACAAGGCGGGCGGGAAGCCCGGTGTCGAGCTGCGGATCGTGCGGGCCGCGCCGGACAAGGACGCGAAGGGCCCGAAGGACGCGGCGGACGCCACGGGCACGGCGGGGAGCAAGGCGGAGAAGGTCCCGGACAAGACCCTCCTCACCCTCGCCGAGGGCACCCCCGGCACCGTACGGACCACGATCGACGCCGGTGCGCAGAGCGCCGCCGAGAAGGAGACCGCCAAGCGCAAGCAGGCCTCGGTGGTGCTCCTCAAGCCGAGCAGCGGGGAGATACTCGCGGTCGCCAACTCCCGTCCGGAGGGCTTCAACACCGCGTTCCAGGGGTCCCTCGCCCCCGGCTCCACCATGAAGATCGTCTCGGCGGCGCTGCTGCTGGAGAAGGATCTCGCGAAGTCGGACAAGAAGCACCCGTGTCCCAAGTACTCGTCTTACGGGGGCTGGAAGTTCCAGAACCTGGAGAAGTTCCAGATCAAGAACGGGACGTTCCGCGCGAGTTTCGCGTCGTCGTGCAACACGGCCTTCATCACGCAGTCCAAGAAGCTGAAGGACGACGACCTGACCAAGCTGGCCCAGGACGTCTTCGGGCTCGGCCGCGACAACTGGTCGATAGGGGTGCCGTCGTTCGACGGTTCGGTGCCCGTGCAGCAGGACGCGTCGAA includes:
- a CDS encoding penicillin-binding transpeptidase domain-containing protein, with translation MRGGAKAAVIGGMFAALVGGAAYSGYAFVDGLRGGHGPKVLAEPTRTGTPTASEVAAVAKAFFDGWQSGDTRAAARATNDAVGAEEMLVGYRDEAGISGVEITAGTPRDTRVAYQVRAVVTHGGKRARLAYESELHVVRGPASGRALVEWKPSVLHPELLDIGDVLVTGEASKPQVKAVDRDGEALTARTYPSLAPVLDQLREKYGDRTGGTPGIELAVRHASGAPDTPLLTLSKGRPGTLRTTLSARVQRAAERAVLRYPESSVVAVRPSTGEVLALANRRNDGFNAAFQGQLAPGSTMKIVTAATLIENGVVTADDPAPCPDEAVWQGQAFGNIAGLEPDLTATLLTSFQRSCNTAFVRLVDEKPLTDESLTQVARDRFGLGRDNWTTGIASFDGRVPPSTGPDRAAGAIGQGLVQMSPLNMASVTATAMTGTFRQPFLVPRSLDDRRFARAEGLSPDTVTQLRRMMEATARVGTGAGVMAGLGGDIGAKTGSAEVDGQSRSNSWFTGYRDDMAAAAMTQSGGRGGDAAGPIVAEVLRGGPAGG
- a CDS encoding penicillin-binding transpeptidase domain-containing protein, which produces MGKRRRGERPSARPVLLGGTIAVVVAGAGLTAWALSGDGGPGGAAGGGKPEIPKGPPSAVEVSRTAEGFLTAWRGGDVEAAAALTDDASAARAALTGFRKDAKAGAPVLTPGTKAGATLPFTVRTTVTGGGNSEPLSYGSELTVVRRASDGKVLVGWKPSVVHPELKAGDRLVTGDAGTPPIKALDRSGGELTAKKYPSLVGVLDALRERYGDKAGGKPGVELRIVRAAPDKDAKGPKDAADATGTAGSKAEKVPDKTLLTLAEGTPGTVRTTIDAGAQSAAEKETAKRKQASVVLLKPSSGEILAVANSRPEGFNTAFQGSLAPGSTMKIVSAALLLEKDLAKSDKKHPCPKYSSYGGWKFQNLEKFQIKNGTFRASFASSCNTAFITQSKKLKDDDLTKLAQDVFGLGRDNWSIGVPSFDGSVPVQQDASKAASLIGQGGVRANPLNMASVAATAKTGTFKQPYLVAPDVDDRTLARTPRAMDGDAQRQLRDLLQYTATSGSAAEAMAGLGADIGAKTGSAEVDGQKKPNGWFTAWRGDVAAAAVVQEGGRGGKSAGPLVAKLLKSS